A single window of Rickettsiella endosymbiont of Dermanyssus gallinae DNA harbors:
- a CDS encoding spore coat protein U domain-containing protein: protein MGVNLDVNGSLQVTCTATANYNIALDAGAGVGATIPVRILTNPAPAGTLQYTIYTDTTRTTVWGDGITGSTVPGVGTGAAQIVTVPGRIFAAQAGTVSPGNYTDTVNITVNF from the coding sequence CTGGGTGTCAACCTTGACGTCAATGGTTCTTTGCAAGTCACGTGTACGGCTACAGCAAACTATAATATTGCGCTTGATGCAGGTGCAGGCGTAGGCGCAACGATACCGGTGCGTATATTGACTAATCCAGCACCAGCAGGAACACTGCAATATACTATTTACACAGATACTACACGCACCACCGTTTGGGGAGATGGTATTACGGGTTCTACCGTACCAGGAGTGGGTACAGGTGCTGCACAAATAGTCACTGTTCCAGGTCGAATTTTTGCTGCACAAGCGGGAACCGTATCGCCTGGTAATTATACCGATACAGTGAATATAACGGTTAATTTTTAG
- a CDS encoding YgfZ/GcvT domain-containing protein, whose product MMVKTIAKNGKIDLVDFGLIQVSGKKAKSFLQGQLTCNVEEVDEKQTRLGAHCDAKGRIQATFRLFFYQDAYYFLLPRTMLSHLLQCLQKYAVFSAVNLTDVTQNWKITGYIGDSSADILRQHTLFAEQPNGLSSSASLLSLSIPGPTPRFILLTPDEKSAFFINALEELPLNDWYLLDIMTGIPSIYPETMAQFTPHQLNYPAIGGVSFNKGCYIGQEIIARTHYLGQSKTRLYRVTFQADHQFPPGTAIQNEQDVRQGTVIMSANEEKGCYQALVCLQSQAISHTIHVESPQGPALRLLELPTILQE is encoded by the coding sequence ATGATGGTCAAAACAATAGCAAAAAATGGCAAAATCGATCTGGTAGATTTTGGCCTCATCCAGGTAAGCGGCAAAAAGGCTAAATCGTTTTTACAAGGCCAACTGACTTGCAACGTAGAAGAAGTTGATGAAAAACAAACCCGCTTAGGTGCTCATTGCGATGCAAAAGGACGCATTCAGGCGACCTTTCGTTTATTTTTTTATCAAGATGCCTATTATTTCCTATTACCGCGCACTATGCTCTCGCATCTATTACAGTGCTTACAAAAATACGCTGTGTTTTCAGCGGTTAATTTGACCGACGTCACTCAAAACTGGAAAATAACAGGCTATATCGGCGATTCAAGCGCCGATATACTCAGACAGCACACTTTATTTGCCGAACAACCCAATGGGCTGAGCTCTTCCGCTTCCCTCCTCAGTTTATCTATACCTGGTCCTACGCCACGTTTTATCTTATTAACACCGGATGAAAAATCGGCTTTTTTCATCAACGCGCTAGAAGAATTGCCTCTGAATGATTGGTATTTACTGGATATCATGACTGGAATTCCAAGCATTTATCCGGAAACGATGGCACAATTTACGCCACATCAGCTAAATTACCCAGCTATCGGTGGCGTTAGCTTTAATAAGGGTTGTTATATTGGGCAAGAGATTATTGCTAGAACCCACTATTTAGGACAGTCAAAAACCCGTCTTTATAGGGTTACTTTTCAAGCCGATCATCAATTTCCTCCAGGTACAGCCATACAAAATGAACAAGATGTTCGTCAGGGTACTGTAATAATGAGTGCTAATGAAGAAAAGGGCTGTTATCAAGCCTTGGTTTGTTTGCAAAGCCAAGCCATTTCACATACTATCCACGTAGAAAGCCCTCAAGGCCCGGCCTTACGGCTTTTAGAATTGCCGACTATTCTGCAGGAATAA
- a CDS encoding fimbrial biogenesis chaperone: protein MDVWRRLCFLFLGFLLAPPVFANVYGVTPVQLFLSSKQMIGVVSVTNESNESGLLQLSLVDWQQNQGKNIYKKSHDILMTPPLFKLPPHKTQVIRFALKHPTFNASQQTYRLHIKELEQPRQKKLGQTLYFLMDISLPLFVQPQHIVEQFVWSTQRLNQQHIKLKLYNDGNVTLFVKEWQLLSNEQQGVMAQKKSTFAYILPHQSHSWVVTVNSSTKYTDIKSNINGQSKKSVLHLL, encoded by the coding sequence ATGGATGTATGGCGCCGGTTGTGTTTTCTGTTTTTAGGGTTTTTATTAGCGCCACCCGTTTTTGCGAATGTTTATGGTGTCACACCAGTACAGCTTTTCTTATCTTCAAAACAAATGATCGGTGTTGTCAGTGTTACTAATGAGAGTAATGAAAGTGGTTTATTACAATTAAGTTTAGTCGATTGGCAGCAAAATCAAGGCAAGAATATCTATAAAAAATCCCATGATATTTTGATGACGCCACCTTTGTTTAAGTTACCGCCACATAAAACCCAAGTGATTCGTTTTGCATTGAAACATCCTACTTTTAATGCCTCACAACAGACGTATCGTTTACATATCAAGGAGCTAGAGCAACCTAGACAGAAGAAATTAGGGCAAACACTTTATTTTCTGATGGATATTTCCTTACCATTATTTGTGCAGCCACAACATATTGTTGAACAATTTGTTTGGTCTACACAACGTTTAAACCAACAACACATCAAGTTGAAATTATACAACGATGGGAATGTCACTTTATTTGTCAAGGAATGGCAATTATTGTCTAACGAACAGCAAGGCGTGATGGCTCAAAAAAAATCAACCTTTGCCTATATTTTACCTCACCAATCACATAGCTGGGTAGTTACGGTTAATTCCAGTACTAAATATACGGATATTAAGTCAAATATTAATGGACAAAGCAAAAAATCAGTTCTACATCTGCTTTAA
- a CDS encoding Csu type fimbrial protein yields the protein MLYLVRILAGLFLVFICQSAVSATATGALAVTANVGGAENCVLGMVNNMVFPNYSPFDGKPDDATGSLTVNCIANLPYDVGINKGQGNGATEDQRKATILGGSQELNYNLFQDANHVHKYGTIIGQNTLHQLGTGVPQLITIYGEIAMNQAVEVGPYSDRVTIFVTF from the coding sequence ATGCTTTATTTAGTCAGAATTTTGGCAGGTCTATTTTTGGTCTTTATTTGTCAAAGTGCAGTCAGTGCAACCGCAACAGGCGCACTGGCGGTTACGGCCAACGTTGGGGGAGCGGAAAACTGTGTTTTAGGTATGGTAAATAATATGGTTTTTCCTAATTATAGTCCGTTCGATGGCAAGCCGGATGATGCGACGGGATCACTCACTGTCAATTGCATCGCTAATCTGCCCTATGATGTCGGTATAAATAAAGGCCAGGGGAATGGTGCAACCGAAGATCAGCGAAAGGCGACGATACTGGGAGGAAGTCAGGAATTAAATTATAACCTTTTCCAAGATGCTAATCATGTGCATAAGTATGGAACTATCATAGGGCAAAATACTTTGCATCAATTAGGGACAGGTGTGCCACAATTAATTACTATTTATGGAGAGATTGCGATGAATCAAGCAGTAGAAGTGGGACCTTATAGCGATAGGGTGACTATTTTTGTTACTTTTTAA
- a CDS encoding Csu type fimbrial protein translates to MLLKKINGVGWRYFIGVFIYFFCSQAAYATCSGLGCSCSVGTTAVAFGNYNPTSGTAKTANGNIAVTCSALVIFTASYVISLSKGASATYTPRFMNLLGVHLNYNLYTTAGFTSIWGDATGRTVTVRDSYTAVGLSDTRNYTVFGQVPALQTVGVGTYTDSITVTVTY, encoded by the coding sequence ATGTTACTAAAAAAAATTAATGGAGTAGGGTGGCGTTATTTTATTGGCGTGTTTATTTATTTTTTTTGCAGTCAAGCCGCTTATGCTACTTGCAGTGGATTGGGTTGTAGTTGCTCAGTTGGAACAACGGCAGTGGCTTTTGGGAATTATAATCCAACTTCAGGTACAGCAAAGACGGCAAATGGCAACATAGCCGTGACTTGTTCAGCATTGGTAATATTTACCGCGTCCTATGTTATTAGCCTGAGTAAAGGTGCGAGTGCTACCTACACGCCTCGTTTTATGAATTTATTAGGTGTGCATTTAAATTATAATTTATATACGACAGCGGGATTTACTTCAATTTGGGGTGATGCCACAGGGAGAACCGTCACCGTCAGAGATTCTTATACCGCTGTAGGATTATCAGATACAAGAAATTACACAGTCTTTGGTCAAGTTCCTGCTTTACAGACCGTTGGTGTAGGAACCTATACGGATAGTATTACTGTCACCGTCACTTATTAA
- a CDS encoding fimbria/pilus outer membrane usher protein, which produces MDKAKNQFYICFKYSLVVCFIIFCLLNSIATEAKQRTGFLATSPVTEKEKFYLIPLLLEIKLNESLLSEVTQAYKDSLGHVWVDGSAFRRWRMHLPHHRPVLYEGRKLYQLNWYPGLTYRLDQYAMQLSLQVPATLFTGQTFDPLSKRLGALRPKDPGAFLNYDMVGLRNNSPEINQTNLSALMGLGLFNRLGVGTADVLAYNKYANDITLLTNQSNKLVRLNTTWTLDEPEKIARWRFGDAITGSTYWSGAARFAGVQYATNFNTQPNLVTFPLPGYEGEAAIPSTVDVFVNSVLNQQQIVNNGPYIFNNIPVISGAGTVNIVTQDLLGRSQVVSFPYYASPLLLKPNLVNFSYEVGFIRDNYGVDSNGYGRFLGVATYQRGITDHLTLGGHAEVLFDQQTLGFSADYLLNQYGVASLAVAGGHNSLGEGGLLALGFVHQGTQFSYGFNTSLTSLNYLQLGDQPNTSPPSVINQLFLGYSLADYGSLSTSYTMINSRNFNTANGFSNTPTARLLTASYSHNLFKNISLTVGFVGDLRNSQTNQAFLTLVFAPDINHTISNSSNWQNHQFQDALQFSKPVPLGKGYGYNLFASNNSSRYAGVDMTMQNEIGAYTARLGQGRGLASYELDASGSVIYFAGNGFLARKLTNSFALVQVPDFPGVDVFYENQLMGHTDKAGNLLITQLLPYQENSIAIEPTTLPLDAQIGMTTQTAIPYFSSGVLVKFPVKHMQGAVMHLLTPSGKFVPVGAELVLNTDHACMTYPVGYDGEVYIPDISDSTLIGSVHWDKHDYYFSVNLPQTDDPIIELGEVPCY; this is translated from the coding sequence ATGGACAAAGCAAAAAATCAGTTCTACATCTGCTTTAAATATTCATTAGTTGTTTGCTTCATAATTTTTTGTTTATTAAATAGCATTGCTACTGAAGCCAAGCAGAGAACGGGATTTTTAGCGACATCACCAGTGACGGAAAAAGAGAAATTTTACTTAATTCCTTTGCTGCTTGAAATAAAATTAAATGAATCCTTATTGTCAGAGGTTACACAGGCTTATAAGGACTCATTAGGCCATGTTTGGGTTGATGGAAGTGCGTTTCGTCGCTGGCGTATGCATTTACCACACCATAGGCCTGTTTTATATGAAGGACGGAAACTTTATCAACTTAATTGGTATCCAGGATTAACGTACCGGCTTGATCAATATGCCATGCAGTTATCATTACAGGTACCCGCCACATTATTTACCGGCCAAACCTTTGATCCACTCAGCAAACGCTTAGGTGCGCTACGCCCTAAAGATCCAGGTGCCTTCTTAAATTACGATATGGTTGGTTTACGAAATAATAGTCCAGAGATTAATCAAACCAATCTTTCTGCATTGATGGGCTTAGGTTTATTTAATCGCTTAGGTGTGGGAACAGCCGATGTATTGGCTTATAACAAATATGCTAACGACATCACTTTATTGACGAATCAATCCAATAAGCTGGTGCGTTTAAATACCACCTGGACATTAGATGAGCCAGAAAAAATAGCGCGTTGGCGATTCGGAGACGCGATAACGGGATCCACCTATTGGAGTGGTGCAGCACGTTTTGCAGGCGTTCAATATGCCACTAATTTTAATACACAGCCAAATTTAGTTACTTTTCCTTTGCCTGGTTATGAAGGCGAAGCGGCTATACCTAGCACCGTGGATGTTTTTGTTAATAGTGTTTTGAATCAACAACAAATCGTTAATAACGGACCATATATTTTTAACAATATACCGGTTATTTCTGGAGCGGGTACGGTAAATATTGTGACACAAGATCTCTTGGGTCGTAGCCAAGTTGTTAGTTTCCCTTATTATGCAAGCCCTTTATTACTAAAACCTAATTTAGTTAACTTCTCTTATGAAGTAGGTTTTATACGTGATAATTATGGCGTCGATAGCAATGGTTACGGACGTTTTTTAGGCGTGGCAACTTATCAGCGCGGTATTACGGATCATCTGACTTTAGGTGGTCACGCCGAAGTGTTGTTTGATCAACAAACACTCGGTTTTTCAGCGGATTATTTATTAAATCAATATGGGGTAGCGTCTTTAGCAGTTGCAGGGGGACATAATTCTTTAGGTGAGGGCGGATTATTGGCGTTAGGCTTTGTACATCAAGGCACACAATTTAGTTATGGTTTTAACACGAGTTTAACCTCTTTAAATTATTTGCAGCTAGGTGACCAACCCAATACATCACCACCTAGTGTGATTAATCAACTATTTCTTGGTTATAGTCTTGCAGACTATGGATCGCTAAGTACCAGTTATACCATGATTAATAGTCGAAATTTCAATACCGCAAATGGGTTTTCTAATACACCGACCGCGCGTTTATTAACCGCAAGCTATAGTCATAATTTATTTAAAAATATTTCATTAACGGTTGGTTTTGTGGGTGATTTGCGTAATTCACAAACTAATCAGGCTTTTCTTACGCTAGTTTTTGCCCCTGATATTAATCATACGATTAGTAACTCTAGCAATTGGCAAAATCATCAGTTTCAAGATGCCTTGCAATTCAGCAAACCTGTGCCTTTGGGTAAAGGTTATGGTTATAACTTGTTTGCTAGTAATAATAGCAGTCGGTATGCAGGCGTAGACATGACCATGCAAAATGAAATAGGTGCCTACACAGCCCGTCTAGGACAAGGACGCGGATTGGCTAGTTACGAACTAGATGCGAGTGGTAGTGTTATTTATTTTGCCGGTAATGGTTTCTTAGCACGTAAACTAACTAATAGTTTTGCATTAGTACAAGTGCCCGATTTCCCCGGCGTCGATGTATTTTATGAAAATCAACTCATGGGGCATACCGATAAAGCGGGTAATTTATTAATAACGCAGTTATTACCTTATCAAGAAAATAGTATAGCAATAGAGCCAACTACATTACCGTTAGATGCGCAAATAGGGATGACAACTCAAACGGCTATCCCCTATTTTTCGAGTGGTGTTTTAGTCAAGTTCCCGGTCAAGCATATGCAAGGTGCAGTGATGCACTTGTTAACACCTAGTGGGAAATTTGTGCCTGTAGGTGCAGAGTTGGTACTAAACACAGACCACGCTTGTATGACTTATCCGGTTGGTTACGATGGCGAAGTCTATATTCCGGATATTAGCGATTCCACACTGATTGGTTCAGTGCATTGGGATAAGCATGACTATTATTTTTCTGTCAATCTACCGCAGACGGATGATCCGATTATTGAATTGGGAGAAGTTCCATGTTACTAA
- a CDS encoding Csu type fimbrial protein, with translation MLFRVKILLILFALFISPFTWAATATGTLPVSATVVAACLVGTVTPVAFGSYDPTSPTDNIAGQGVIPVTCTNGTSYTIGLNAGTFSGATVTTRRMTGTSPAGLAYGLFQNVGRTTNWGNTPGTDTPAAVIATGTSQSVNVYGKITALQAVAAGGYTDSVIITVTF, from the coding sequence ATGTTATTTAGAGTAAAGATTTTACTTATTTTATTTGCTTTATTTATCAGCCCGTTTACTTGGGCGGCCACGGCAACTGGAACTTTACCGGTGAGTGCAACGGTGGTTGCTGCCTGTTTAGTAGGAACAGTAACGCCAGTCGCGTTTGGTAGTTATGACCCAACCAGTCCTACGGATAATATTGCGGGACAAGGTGTTATACCGGTAACCTGTACCAATGGCACTTCTTACACCATAGGGCTTAATGCTGGAACATTTTCTGGGGCAACCGTAACAACCCGTAGGATGACAGGTACTTCGCCTGCTGGGCTTGCTTATGGTCTTTTCCAAAACGTTGGTCGTACCACCAATTGGGGAAATACGCCCGGTACGGATACCCCGGCAGCCGTTATCGCGACTGGTACCTCTCAATCGGTTAATGTCTACGGTAAAATTACGGCATTACAGGCTGTTGCAGCAGGTGGTTATACCGATTCAGTCATAATAACCGTAACCTTTTAA